One genomic region from Bacillus rossius redtenbacheri isolate Brsri chromosome 6, Brsri_v3, whole genome shotgun sequence encodes:
- the LOC134532906 gene encoding uncharacterized protein LOC134532906 isoform X2, which translates to MAKKKNGDGSTIVQMALIIGDSQVKYLNQYLWDGINCIPKPGYNVQDLVPIIEEVGPYFNKVVLHYGTNNVLSEDAVTIVDHILNFAETLKRVNSYATLMVSGILPRKMNGNRCETSGQRVAGMNANQE; encoded by the exons atggcgaaaaaaaaaaatggcgatggcAGCACCATTGTACAG ATGGCGCTGATCATTGGGGATTCTCAGGTCAAGTACCTGAACCAGTATCTTTGGGATGGaattaattgcattcctaaaccAGGGTACAACGTTCAGGATCTTGTACCGATTATTGAAGAGGTTGGACCTTACTTCAATAAAGTAGTCCTCCATTACGGAACCAACAATGTGCTGAGCGAGGATGCAGTGACCATCGTCGAccatattttgaattttgcagaGACCTTGAAGAGGGTAAATTCATATGCTACACTGATGGTGTCAGGCATCCTACCAAGGAAAATGAATGGCAACCGCTGTGAAACATCTGGCCAGCGTGTTGCTGGGATGAATGCCAA CCAGGAATGA
- the LOC134532906 gene encoding uncharacterized protein LOC134532906 isoform X1, with translation MAKKKNGDGSTIVQMALIIGDSQVKYLNQYLWDGINCIPKPGYNVQDLVPIIEEVGPYFNKVVLHYGTNNVLSEDAVTIVDHILNFAETLKRVNSYATLMVSGILPRKMNGNRCETSGQRVAGMNAKISFCSQE, from the exons atggcgaaaaaaaaaaatggcgatggcAGCACCATTGTACAG ATGGCGCTGATCATTGGGGATTCTCAGGTCAAGTACCTGAACCAGTATCTTTGGGATGGaattaattgcattcctaaaccAGGGTACAACGTTCAGGATCTTGTACCGATTATTGAAGAGGTTGGACCTTACTTCAATAAAGTAGTCCTCCATTACGGAACCAACAATGTGCTGAGCGAGGATGCAGTGACCATCGTCGAccatattttgaattttgcagaGACCTTGAAGAGGGTAAATTCATATGCTACACTGATGGTGTCAGGCATCCTACCAAGGAAAATGAATGGCAACCGCTGTGAAACATCTGGCCAGCGTGTTGCTGGGATGAATGCCAA GATTTCTTTTTGCAGCCAGGAATGA